A window from Corvus cornix cornix isolate S_Up_H32 chromosome 8, ASM73873v5, whole genome shotgun sequence encodes these proteins:
- the S1PR1 gene encoding sphingosine 1-phosphate receptor 1, whose product MNSGTTAPQKVTSNPTNTDVNYVIKEHYNYTGKLNESVDTGIKVTSVVFIIICCFIILENIFVLLTIWKTKKFHRPMYYFIGNLALSDLLAGVAYTANLLLSGHKTYSLTPNQWFVREGTMFVALSASVFSLLAIAIERYITMLKMKLHNGSNSFRSFLLISACWVISAILGGLPIMGWNCKNLLSNCSTVLPLYHKHYILFCTTVFTGLLLSIVVLYCRIYSMVRTRSRRLTFRKNITKATRSSEKSLALLKTVIIVLSVFIACWAPLFILLLLDVGCKVKSCPILYKAEYFLVLAVLNSATNPIIYTLTNKEMRRAFIKILCCCKCPPADSGTKFKRPIIGGMEFSRSKSDNSSHPQKEDGDHPETIMSSGNVTSSS is encoded by the coding sequence ATGAACTCCGGCACCACTGCCCCGCAGAAGGTCACCAGCAACCCCACCAACACTGATGTCAACTATGTCATCAAAGAGCATTATAATTATACGGGAAAGCTAAATGAGAGTGTGGACACTGGAATTAAAGTGACGTCGGTGGTTTTTATCATCATTTGCTGCTTTATAATCTTAGAGaacatttttgtcttgcttACCATCTGGAAAACCAAGAAGTTTCACAGACCCATGTACTATTTCATTGGGAACTTGGCTCTTTCAGACTTGCTGGCTGGTGTGGCTTACACTGCCAACCTCCTGCTATCTGGACACAAAACCTACAGTCTGACCCCCAACCAGTGGTTTGTAAGAGAAGGCACCATGTTTGTTGCCTTGTCAGCTTCTGTGTTCAGCTTGTTGGCCATTGCCATTGAGAGATACATCACCATGCTGAAGATGAAACTCCACAATGGCAGCAACAGCTTCCGCTCCTTCTTGCTGATCAGTGCGTGCTGGGTCATCTCTGCGATCCTAGGGGGACTCCCGATCATGGGCTGGAACTGCAAGAACCTCTTGTCCAACTGCTCCACCGTGCTGCCTCTCTACCACAAGCACTATATTCTCTTTTGCACAACCGTTTTCACTGGCCTTTTGTTATCTATTGTTGTCCTCTATTGCAGGATCTACTCCATGGTGAGGACTAGGAGCCGCAGGCTGACATTTCGGAAAAACATTACCAAAGCTACTAGGAGCTCAGAAAAGTCACTAGCCTTGCTCAAGACAGTGATCATAGTCCTGAGTGTCTTCATTGCCTGCTGGGCTCCTCTGTTCATCTTGCTTTTACTGGATGTGGGGTGCAAAGTGAAGTCCTGCCCAATCCTTTATAAAGCAGAGTATTTCTTAGTACTGGCCGTGCTCAATTCAGCCACGAACCCTATCATCTACACCTTGACAAACAAAGAGATGCGCAGGGCTTTCATCAagattttgtgctgctgcaaatgTCCCCCAGCAGATTCTGGGACCAAATTCAAACGGCCAATCATTGGGGGGATGGAGTTCAGCCGGAGTAAGTCTGACAACTCCTCACACCCACAGAAGGAGGACGGTGACCATCCTGAAACCATCATGTCTTCTGGCAATGTTACCTCATCTTCTTAG